In uncultured Desulfobacter sp., one DNA window encodes the following:
- a CDS encoding helix-turn-helix domain-containing protein: protein MSKQSKNKLMLPAKVKDALGYVGRNIKLARVNRAFTQQHLADLIGVDRNTIRRIENGDPGVSFGLIAHTLWALQLDQDLQILAKPENDKLGLSLSRANMKRRVRTGKLDDEYDF from the coding sequence ATGAGCAAGCAAAGTAAAAATAAATTGATGTTGCCCGCCAAAGTAAAAGATGCCCTGGGTTATGTCGGCAGAAACATAAAACTTGCCCGGGTAAATAGAGCTTTTACACAACAGCATCTGGCAGATTTAATCGGCGTGGATCGAAATACAATTCGAAGAATCGAAAACGGGGACCCTGGCGTATCCTTTGGATTGATAGCCCATACGTTATGGGCATTACAACTGGATCAGGATTTACAGATCCTTGCCAAACCTGAAAATGACAAATTAGGCTTGTCTTTATCCCGCGCAAACATGAAGAGAAGGGTTCGCACAGGGAAGCTTGACGATGAATATGACTTCTGA